One Desulfovibrio inopinatus DSM 10711 genomic window, GCTACCTGGGCTGCGTTGAGCTTCTCCCACTGGCCAGCGTATATGTTGCTGCCATGGATGTTCCTGTGTGCAGCGGTTGCCGGTGCTCTCTGGGCTCTTCTCGCTGCCGGTTTGCGTATTGCTCTCAATGTGAGTGAGATCATTTCCACGCTCATGCTCAATTACATCGCCATCTTGTTTCTTGAGTATCTTGTCTACGGCGTTTGGAAAGATCCGCAGAGCTTCGGCTTCCCCATGACACGAGAATTTTCCCCCGCCGCGCTGATTGGAATGATTGGCGATTCCCGGCAACATTGGGGGTTGGTTATTGCCCCGATACTTGGGGTGGTTCTTTGGGCATTTTTACGATTCACCCGAACGGGATTCGAAATCAAGGCGAGTGGTTCGGGGGTTCGCGTCGCTGCTTATGCCAAGTTGCCCTATCCCTTTCTTGTCGCACTCGTTATGGCTGTTTCCGGAGCCTATGCCGGTATTGCCGGCTGTATTGAGACATCGGCCGTTGTCGGTCGTCTTCAACCAAGTATTATGGCCGGGTATGGGTATACGGCCATTGTTGTTGCTTGGTTGGCGCGACTGAATCCCTTGGGCATTGCATTGACGTCGTTTCTGCTTGCCTGTCTTCGGGTTGGTGTTGAGAATATGCAACTTGAGATGCAAATTCCGGCCGCATTCGGCTCTGTGATGGAAGGAGTGATTTTGCTCTCTGTTTTGGCAGGACAATTTTTTTATTCTTTTCGTTTTGAACGCCTTCGACGAGCAGGCAAAAGCCATGGAGAACACGCATGAACAGTGAACTCATCGTTGCTCTCCTTGCCGCGGCCATTCAATCCGGAACACCTATTCTCTATGCCACATTAGGAGAAATGCTGACGGAAAAAGGAGGCATTCTCAATTTGGGCGTGGAAGGGATTCTGAGTGTGTCTGCTCTGGGCGCATTTTTGGCGTCGTTTTCTACTGGAGCTCCCTGGCTTGGTGTGCTTGCCGGTTGCCTCTGTGGTGTGCTGATGGCCTCCATTCACGGTCTGGTGTGCATCACGTTCTTGGGGAATCAGGTTGTGTCAGGGCTTGCATTAACGATTGCTGGGCTTGGTTTGGCCAGTTATTTTGGCACTCCATTTATCGGACTGGCTGCTCCTGGATTTTCTCAGCAACCCATTCCCGGTCTCTGTGATATCCCCATTCTTGGACAGATTTTTTTCTCGCATGACGTGCTTGTCTATCTTTCCTATTGTGCGCCAATTGCACTCTGGTTTCTTTTACGCCGCACCAGTTTAGGCATGGGAATCCGGGCTGTGGGGGAAATGCCGGGAGCAGCTTCGGCAGCGGGACTTGATCCGCTCCGTTTGCGCTGGGTGGCACTCCTACTTGGTGGCGCACTGATTGGTCTTGGTGGTGCCTATCTTTCCTTGGCCTACACGCATCTTTGGACAAACGGCTTGTCCGGCGGGCGTGGTTGGATTGCCGTCGCGTTGGTGATTTTTGCATTCTGGAGGCCAGGACGCGCTGTATTGGGTGCGTATCTATTTGGTTCCGTCATGGCGTTTCAACTTCGTCTTCAGGCTTCGGGAGCAACCATTCCTTCTTCGTTATTGCTGATGCTTCCGTATGCGCTGACGATTATCGCCCTGGCATTTTCGGCGTCGAGATCCCAAAATATCAATGCTCCGGCCGCTCTTGGTGTGAATATCGAACCAGAGGACTAGGAACGAGCATGACCTTGGCGGTCGAGATCAAGGGGCCATACTCTCTGTGGGATCGAAGTTGCTCTTCGATGATGATGGAGCAACGTGGTATGAGCCGCAAACGTTTTGAAGATTCTTAAGAAACTTATCAGAGAAAGTTTCTTGAGCCGTCGGAGACTCTTCCCGAATCCTCCTTTCTCCGGCGTACAAGCAAAAGGCGCGTTGTATGATGGTCGAGCAATCGTCGAGTTCCTGTGCTGATGATACGAAAAATCCCGTGGTTTCTCTTAAGGGCGTGACAAAGCGGTTTGGCAAGGTTGTGGCCAACGATAATATTACGCTCGACATTTATCCGGGCTGCATCAAAGCGCTTCTGGGTGAGAATGGAGCAGGTAAATCGACCTTGATGTCAATGCTTGCCGGTCGTTTTCAACCGGATGAGGGAACCATTGAGGTCGATGGAGAGCCCGTAGCGTTCACATCGGCAAAAGATGGTATCCGTGCAGGGATCGGCATGGTGTATCAACATTTCATGCTCGTTCACTCGATGACTGTGGCGGAAAACGTTCTGCTTGGCCAGACGAAGTCGTCCATAGTGTCGCCGGCGGAAATGGAAAAAGAAATTGCCGCATTAGCGCAGGAATTTGGTCTGGAGATCGACCCGGCGGCTCTTGTTGCCGATTTGTCTATGGGAGAACGACAACGGGTTGAGATTCTTAAATTGCTCTATCGGAAAAGTCGCGTGCTCATTTTCGATGAACCGACTTCGGTGCTTACCGAAGTGGAAACGGTTCGGCTGTACGAATCCCTGCAACGTATGGCAGCTCAGGGAAAGGCTATTGTTTTTATTAGCCACAAGCTCGAAGAAGTCCTTGCATTAGCTGATGATATTGCCGTGCTGCGTCGCGGCCGTGTCGAAGCTCGATTTGATAGAAGCGAGGTGACGTCCAAAGCTGAGCTGGCCCGGCGCATGGTGGGCAAAGATGTTCTTCTTGAAATTTCCAAAGAACCGGTCGACATCACCGATGTTGTCCTTGATATCAAGAATTTAACCGGCCTCGGCCTGCACGACATTAATTTGACTGTCCGCAAAGGTGAAATTGTTGCCGTTGTCGGTGTTGCGGGGAACGGACAAAAGGCGTTGGTTGAAGCGGTATGTGGTATGCAAAAGCCGCCTGCCGACACTGTCTTTATTATGGGAAAAGCGTGGAGGAAATTCTTTTCCGATCTTTCGTGGAAGAAGTCGTTGTCGTATGTTCCGGAAGACCGTCTTGGGCTCGCCGTGGCGGAACAAATGGACCTTGTGGACAATTTGCTCCTGACAACGCGAAAAGGATTCTCCAAAGGGCCTTGGCTCAACCGAAAGCGAGCAGCGCAAACCATGACGACGCTCATGGAAAAGCACGATATTTACCCCCGACGTATTCAAAGCCAAGCCTGGCAGCTCTCTGGGGGCAACCTGCAGAAGATGGTCATCTCACGGGAGCTCTATCGGCAACCCTGTCTTGTTGTTGCCGAACAGCCCACGCAGGGACTTGATGTGTCGGCAACCGAAGCTGTCTGGCAAAAGTTGCTCAAGACGCGACAAATGGCCGGTATTTTGCTTGTCACGGGTGATTTGAACGAAGCGTTGCAATTAGCCGATCGGATTGCGGTTATTTTTGAAGGTCGGTTCATGGATATTTTCCCCATTACCGACAGAGAAAAAGTGGACAAGATTGGCCTGATGATGGCTGGCGTGCAGGACGAGGATACGGTGTAAGCGATATTTTAAAAAATCAAAGAGCCCCGATGTGTTGTGTGAGACATCGGGGCTCTTTCTTTATTCTTTCTTTCCGCGACTCGCTCGGAAGTAGAGTCGAACCGGTGCGATGCGAATGCCGAAGCGTTTTCTTAGCTGGTTTTCAAGATATCGGGCGTAGGAGGCTTTCACTTTTTCCTGGTCATTGACGAAGAATACAAACGTCGGAGGCATGACATCCGATTGGGTCATGTAATAGAATTTGGCACGCCGTCCTTTGATGAGCGGTGGTTGGTGATGGCTTGTCATGTCGGCCAGCGCACGGTTGATTTCTCCCGTTCCGACACGGATTCCACATTCTTGAATAATGGCTTCCGCCATAGGCAGGAGGTCTTTGAGGCCTTTTCGAGTTACCGTCGATGTAAATACAACGGGAACATGCGGGCAGATGCGGAGCTCGTTCTGCATGATTTTTTTGACATCGCGTAAGGCCTCTTTGTCGAGAAGATCGGCCTTGTTGATGACAACAAAAAACGGGATTTTTTCGCGATCAAGGTAGGAAAGCAGCTTTTTATCCTGCAATGCCAAGCGCATGGTGGCATCGGTCATGAGGATGGCGACGTCGGCACGTTTGGCGGTGCCCAGCGCGCGAACAACGCTCAATTTTTCCAATGAGTCGTCGATACGCCCACGTTTACGGACGCCAGCCGTATCGACAAATGTATAGCGCCGTCCTCTGGCTTCAAAAACAACATCGACAGCGTCGCGGGTTGTGCCGGCTTCAGGACTGACAATGAGGCGGTTTTCACGAAGCATGGCATTGATCAAGGAGGATTTGCCGACATTGGGACGTCCAACAATCGCCAGTTTCAGGCCGTGTTCAACATCCTGTAATGCGCTTTCATCCTCTTCCGGAAGCATTTCAGCCAAGCGTTCTTTCAGATCCTGGATATTGTATCCGTGCTCGGACGACACCGGTTCAAGCTCAAGTCCCATTGTATGGAATTCTGCCGTTAGGATATCGGCTTTTTCCGGACCATCGACTTTGTTGACGATAAGCAACGTGGTGCTCTCGGATTCACGCAGAAGTTCTGCAACACGCTCATCAATGGGATTGAGTCCTTCGCGTCCGTCCACAACGAGAAGCACAATGTCGGCAGCAAGAACAGCTTCCCGGGCCTGGCTCATGATGCCGGCTTCAATACCTTCGGTTTCTTCGAAATCTAGGCCACCGGTGTCAATAAGCGTAATTTTACGGTCGGCGAGCCGTACTGTACCGTGAATACGGTCTCGGGTTACACCGGGGCGGTCGTGGGTAATGGCCTTGCGTCGGCCAAGGAGGCGATTGAATAAGGTGGATTTCCCGACATTGGGTCGTCCCACGATGGCGATAGTCGTCATGTTTAGTCTCTCCGGAAAAGCGGCGTTCGGCCTTTTGTAAGGCCGGAATTTCTCTTCCTCTCGTCCGGTTACGGACGATTGTGATATATTTACTACGTTGTTTGGGTGTTCATTTCAGGAAAAAAAAGAAATGTCCAATCCTGGACGGACAAGCCGATAGCGGTGAGGCGGGATATGTACGCGGAAGATGGAATGGTTTCAAGCGATATTTATTGCACAAGAAGAGATATATGCAGAATGGGCCGGGAAGAGATGTTCCCCCGGCCCGTTGAAAAGTGATGCTTGGGATTATTTATCGTTGGCAATCCGATCAATGATTTCTTTGGCGACTTTTTCTCCGGAGAGAAGCATTCCTCCAAAAATGGGGCCCATGCGATAAGAACCAAAAGCTGCGTTGGCGGCCATACCGCAAACATACATGCCGGGGAATACTTCACGGGTGTTGTTCACCGTGTTGGCTTCGGCCACATCGGCCCACATGGACTGTTCACCTTCGATATTGCCCGAGGGGGTATTCAAGCGGATATCGTTTTTACGAACCAGTGTCCGCAAAACTTCCGTATCATGTCCTGTAGCTTCGATGAGGAATTTGCAGTCGATAACAACCGGGTCTACGTGGAGCCCGGCGATTTCGACGGGCGAAGAATTAATGACAATACCGGTGATGCGTTTTTCGCCATCGATTTCGCGCAGACATACATCTTCAACACTGATGCAGTTAAAGAATTGCGTACCGGCCAAGGCAGCAGTGGATGCCAATGTCGTTGTAGCGGCAACGGCATCACAGGTATAATATTCATCTTTGAAATGCTTCACGGGCAAATTGACTTCTTCGAGCAGGTGCTTGCTTTCTTCCTGGACGACAATGATATTCCAGGTCATGCCACCGCCCCACATGCCGCCACCAATGGACAGCTTGCGTTCGAAAAGAGCAACTTTCAACCCGGCCTGTGCCATGATGCGCGCAGCGGTCATGCCGGAAGGGCCACCACCGACAATCGCAACATCAAGCGAAAGGCAGTTTTTAAACTTCTCAAAATATTCGGTCAGAATAGCCTCAGTAACGATACGTTCATTTAACGCCATTTTTCTATCCCAGTGTTGAAGTGTTAGGGGTGTCATGTTGTATCATTTCACGGATAGCGACATCGAACGGTGCAGCTAAAACACCTTTTTCCGTGACAATACCGGCAATAAGTTCATTGGGGGTAATATCAAAGGCGAAGTTGAAAACTTCTACACCATCAGGAGTAATCTGATGGTCACCGATATGGGTAACTTCGCGCGGGGTCCGGTCTTCAATGGGGATTTGATCGCCGGACGGGGTGTCGAGGTCAAAAGTGCTTGAGGGAGCCGCGACATAGAACGGGACGCCGTGTGCTTTGGCAAGCAAGGCGACACCATACGTACCAATCTTATTGGCCACATCGCCATTGGCGGCAATGCGATCTGCTCCGACAACAACTTTATCGACCAGCCCTTTTTTCATGAGCAGGGCGGTGGCGTTATCGCAAGCGACTTTGACCGGAATGCCGTCTTTGGCCAACTCATAGGCTGTCAACCGAGCCCCTTGAAGGAACGGACGCGTTTCATTGGCGATGACGGAAATTTTTTTGCCTTTATCAATGGCGCCGCGAATGACGCCCAACGCCGTTCCGTATCCGGCGGTGGCCAGAGCTCCGGCATTGCAATGTGTCATGACGGTGTCACCATCTTCCAGCAAGTCGGCGCCATGTCGTCCCATGACCGTATTGATTTCAATGTCTTCAGCATGGATTTTTTTCGCCAGGGCAAGCCAGGTGCTTGCAAGCTCGGCAAGGGGGATGTCGCCTGCCGCATTCCACGCTTCACGCATGACCGTTACCGCCCAACGTAAGTTGACGGCCGTTGGTCTGGCATCGGCAAGTGCATCTAAAAGCTGGTTCAGTTGTGTTTTCCATTCGGTGGCGTCCCGGTCCACTTCCTGTGTTGCCAAATAGCATCCATAAGCGGCGGTAACACCAATGGCCGGAGCACCGCGAACGACCATGGTTTGCAGGGCATAAATGGTTGTTTCCGTGTTTTTACAAACAAAGGTGTCTTCACGGTTGGGGAGATAGCGTTGGTCGAGAAGAAGAAGGACATTTTGGTCGTCGGAAAACTGGATATGCTCGGTCATGAGAGTCTCCTTGTGCTGGTCGAATCGACACAGTCTGTTGAGCTGGCCATACCGGAGCGCCGTTTTCCCTGGAGAGACAAAACGGCGCCGGATGCATTTGGGAATTCGGAAAACCGGAAACGAACTACGATAGTAATTTTCTAAGCAGATCGTTGACCAGTCCGGGGTTCGCCTGGCCTTTGGTCTTTTTCATGACTTGTCCGACAAAAAAGCCAATGAGCTTGGTTTTTCCGCCTTTGTACGCGTCTACTTCTTTAGGATTGTCAACCAAAATTTGCTTTACCACATCTTCTAATGCCGACGAATCCGATATCTGTACAAGTCCTTTATCTTGGACATGTGCTTCGGGATCGGCTCCAGTTGAAAACAGATCACTAAAGATCTGCTTGCCAATTTTGCCGCTAATGAGTCCTTTGTCAATAAGCTCGACGAGTTTGGCCAAACCGACGGGACGGAGCGGGCTGGTGGCCGGGCCGACAGAGGCACTTTTACACTCTCGAATAAATTCGCCCATAAGCCAGTTCGCTATTTTTTTGGGCTCATTATACGCGGTGACGGCTTCTTCAAAGTAGTCGGCCAGTTCACGTTCCGAGGTCAACGTATCGGCATCATATTCGGTGAGACCGTATTGGGACATGAACCGAGTGCGTCGGGCCGCAGGCAATTCGGGCAACGACTCCCGCCATTCTTTCAATTTGGCCGGGTCAATGGCGAGTGGCACAAGATCCGGATCGGGAAAATACCGGTAGTCATTGGCTTCTTCCTTGCCGCGCATGGACATGGTGACGTTTTTATCGGCGTCATAGAGTCGCGTTTCTTGAATGACAGGCTGGTCATCGTCAAGAAGGTCTTCCTGACGCGCGATCTCATATTCAATGCCTTTCTGAACGTTGCGGAAGGAGTTCATATTCTTGATTTCCGCCCGTGTCCCGAATTCTTTTTGACCTATGGGGCGTAGCGAGATGTTGGCATCACAACGAAATGATCCCTCTTCCATGTTGCCGTCGCAGATATCAAGATACAGCAAGATGCTGCGGAGTTCTTTCAAGTAGGCGACGGCTTCCTCTGCCGACCGAATATCGGGTTCACTCACGATTTCGATTAAGGGAACACCGGTTCGGTTCAAATCGACATATGACTTGTTCTCATGCTGGGAGTGAATGGACTTGCCTGCGTCCTCTTCCATGTGAATACGGGTAATACCGATCGTCGAAGGTGTGCCATCAACTTCGACATCAATATGTCCGTGTTCACACAGTGGCTCTTCGTATTGGGAAATTTGATATCCCTTGGGAAGATCCGGGTAAAAGTAGTTCTTGCGGGCGAAGATCGAATGGTTGTTGATAGTGCAACCCACTGCCATACCCATTTTTGCTGCATATTCGAGCACTTTTTCGTTCATGACCGGTAAAACACCGGGCATTCCCGCACACACAGCGCAGACGTTTTCGTTGGGTTCGTTCCCGAACGTCGTGGAACAACTGCAGAAGATTTTGCTCTTTGTTTTGAGCTGGGCGTGCACCTCAAGACCGATGACTGCCTCGTAGCGGGCCATGCGGGCGACTCCTTACGTTTCAGCGCAAAATGGCGTGACTGTGTCAAAATAGGACAATAAAGGCGGCTTGCGCGATATAATACTCATAAAAGTGACCGCCACTGATCTAACCTGCACCGTACACACTGGTCAATGCCTGTTGGGAAAAAAGGATCATTCAAATTAAAGTGCGAACTTCATGTGAGGAGGAAATATGAGTGAGTCATTTTGATCCAAGAGAGGATTCGGTTTTGGTTCTTTTTGACCCGGCGCTTGGCAAACGAAAGCATGAATGGTATTGATTTGTTTGACGAGTTTGTTGTGGCTCGAATTTTGCTAAAGAACCCAGCTATTTGGGGCCACTCTATCGGGATGGCCGCTTGGCGTATGGGCCGACGAGACGTTTAAGTATGGGAGAACTCGACCGAAGAGCATTCACTAATCTCTATACTATCTACTCTTCCTGAACACCGTGTACTGTCAAGTCCCGCTTGCGATGGAAGGTGATGTCCCGACACCTTTTGCCCAGCGAGACATATGTTTCCGCCGCGCATAGTCATGATGCGGCGGTATTTTTGATGTGCTCCCCCCCCAACACTCAGAACCATGGCTGTATGGCCATCTGGAGGACCGAAGATGCCACAGACTCTTGGCAAGGCGTTTAATCGAAATTTTCTTGGCAACTCGCCAGCGTGGTATAAATTTACCATTCTTGCGTTTCTTGTTCTCAACCCGATCCTTCTCTCTACGGTTGGCTCTGTTGTAACAGGCTGGATTCTTATTGTTGAATTCATCTTTACGTTGGCCATGGCACTCAAGTGCTACCCTTTGCCTGCCGGTGGTTTGTTGGCTATTGAAGCCGTTGTCCTTGGCTTGACGAATGCAGAAACCGTGTATCATGAAGTTGCGCATAATTTGCCTGTTATTTTGTTGCTGATGTTCATGGTGGCCGGCATCTACTTCATGAAAGAATTGCTACACTTCACGTTCACCAAAATTCTCATGAACGTGCAGTCCAAGGTGAAGCTGGCGCTGTTGTTCTGTATCTCTGGTGCTGTCTTGTCGGCCTTTTTGGACGCGTTGACGGTTACGGCCGTTATTATCGCCGTTTCCTATGGCTTTTATGATCTGTACCACCGCTATGCGTCGGGCAAAGGTCGCGACCATGAGCATGATTGTCGTATTGACTCTGGTGTCGATGATTGTCACCGGAACGATCTTGACGAGTTCCGTGGATTTCTCCGCAATCTCATGATGCACGGTGCTGTTGGTACGGCGCTGGGCGGCGTCTGCACCCTGGTCGGTGAACCGCAAAACCTGTTGATCGGGCATGAAGTCGGCTGGCATTTTGCCGAATTCTTTATCCGAGTAGCTCCGGTTTCCCTCCCGGTTCTCGCTGTTGGCTTGTACACATGCTACTGGCTCGAAAAGAAAAAATTCATGGGATACGGCTTCGAGATTCCGGAGAATGTTCTGCGTATCTTGCGTGAACAGTCCGAAGAAGATGACAGAAAGCGCAGCAAACGCCAGAAAGCCGCGTTGATCATCCAAGGAATTGTTGCCGTACTGCTCGTCTTCAGCTTGGCATTGCACGTTGCTGAAGTCGGTGTCGTCGGCCTTATGATCATTATTTTGCTGACGTCGTTCACGGGTGTGACCGAAGAGCACCAAATCGGGAAAGCCTTCGAAGAAGCGCTGCCGTTTACCGCGCTGCTCGTTGTCTTCTTTGCTGTTGTTGCGGTCATTCACGATCAGCATTTGTTTACTCCTATCATCCACCATGCGTTGGCGATGCAAGGGAAAATGCAGCTTATTGCATTTTACATTGCGAACGGCGTGTTGTCGGCCATTAGTGATAACGTGTTTGTTGCTACAGTCTATATTACCGAAGCAAAGCAAGCTCTTGCCGCTGGCATCATCACCAAAGAACAGCTTGATTTGTTGGCTGTCGCCATCAACACGGGCACGAACATCCCTAGCGTTGCAACTCCGAACGGTCAGGCTGCGTTCTTGTTCCTGCTGACGTCGGCCTTGGCTCCGCTCATCCGTTTGTCGTATGGACAGATGGTCAAGCTGGCCTTCCCCTATACCGTCACCATGAGCTTGACCGGCCTTATCGCTACTATCTTGTTTTTGTAGATTTAACGATCGATATTTATTGACAAAAAAAGTCCCTGCCGATCGGCAGGGACTTTTTTTGTCAGGAAGGAGTTTCAGCCGGTGTCTCTTCAGACGGCTCCTCAGCTTCGTCTTCGGAATGACCGAGTCGGAATGGATGAAGAGGGCACTCCTTTGCCGGGCAAAGTGTTACTTCTTCGCGCACCCCTCCCGAGCAATCGAGACATTTGCGGCGAATGGCTGCAA contains:
- the der gene encoding ribosome biogenesis GTPase Der translates to MTTIAIVGRPNVGKSTLFNRLLGRRKAITHDRPGVTRDRIHGTVRLADRKITLIDTGGLDFEETEGIEAGIMSQAREAVLAADIVLLVVDGREGLNPIDERVAELLRESESTTLLIVNKVDGPEKADILTAEFHTMGLELEPVSSEHGYNIQDLKERLAEMLPEEDESALQDVEHGLKLAIVGRPNVGKSSLINAMLRENRLIVSPEAGTTRDAVDVVFEARGRRYTFVDTAGVRKRGRIDDSLEKLSVVRALGTAKRADVAILMTDATMRLALQDKKLLSYLDREKIPFFVVINKADLLDKEALRDVKKIMQNELRICPHVPVVFTSTVTRKGLKDLLPMAEAIIQECGIRVGTGEINRALADMTSHHQPPLIKGRRAKFYYMTQSDVMPPTFVFFVNDQEKVKASYARYLENQLRKRFGIRIAPVRLYFRASRGKKE
- the nhaB gene encoding sodium/proton antiporter NhaB gives rise to the protein MPQTLGKAFNRNFLGNSPAWYKFTILAFLVLNPILLSTVGSVVTGWILIVEFIFTLAMALKCYPLPAGGLLAIEAVVLGLTNAETVYHEVAHNLPVILLLMFMVAGIYFMKELLHFTFTKILMNVQSKVKLALLFCISGAVLSAFLDALTVTAVIIAVSYGFYDLYHRYASGKGRDHEHDCRIDSGVDDCHRNDLDEFRGFLRNLMMHGAVGTALGGVCTLVGEPQNLLIGHEVGWHFAEFFIRVAPVSLPVLAVGLYTCYWLEKKKFMGYGFEIPENVLRILREQSEEDDRKRSKRQKAALIIQGIVAVLLVFSLALHVAEVGVVGLMIIILLTSFTGVTEEHQIGKAFEEALPFTALLVVFFAVVAVIHDQHLFTPIIHHALAMQGKMQLIAFYIANGVLSAISDNVFVATVYITEAKQALAAGIITKEQLDLLAVAINTGTNIPSVATPNGQAAFLFLLTSALAPLIRLSYGQMVKLAFPYTVTMSLTGLIATILFL
- the gatB gene encoding Asp-tRNA(Asn)/Glu-tRNA(Gln) amidotransferase subunit GatB, with the translated sequence MARYEAVIGLEVHAQLKTKSKIFCSCSTTFGNEPNENVCAVCAGMPGVLPVMNEKVLEYAAKMGMAVGCTINNHSIFARKNYFYPDLPKGYQISQYEEPLCEHGHIDVEVDGTPSTIGITRIHMEEDAGKSIHSQHENKSYVDLNRTGVPLIEIVSEPDIRSAEEAVAYLKELRSILLYLDICDGNMEEGSFRCDANISLRPIGQKEFGTRAEIKNMNSFRNVQKGIEYEIARQEDLLDDDQPVIQETRLYDADKNVTMSMRGKEEANDYRYFPDPDLVPLAIDPAKLKEWRESLPELPAARRTRFMSQYGLTEYDADTLTSERELADYFEEAVTAYNEPKKIANWLMGEFIRECKSASVGPATSPLRPVGLAKLVELIDKGLISGKIGKQIFSDLFSTGADPEAHVQDKGLVQISDSSALEDVVKQILVDNPKEVDAYKGGKTKLIGFFVGQVMKKTKGQANPGLVNDLLRKLLS
- a CDS encoding ABC transporter permease, translated to MNSELIVALLAAAIQSGTPILYATLGEMLTEKGGILNLGVEGILSVSALGAFLASFSTGAPWLGVLAGCLCGVLMASIHGLVCITFLGNQVVSGLALTIAGLGLASYFGTPFIGLAAPGFSQQPIPGLCDIPILGQIFFSHDVLVYLSYCAPIALWFLLRRTSLGMGIRAVGEMPGAASAAGLDPLRLRWVALLLGGALIGLGGAYLSLAYTHLWTNGLSGGRGWIAVALVIFAFWRPGRAVLGAYLFGSVMAFQLRLQASGATIPSSLLLMLPYALTIIALAFSASRSQNINAPAALGVNIEPED
- a CDS encoding sulfide-dependent adenosine diphosphate thiazole synthase; its protein translation is MALNERIVTEAILTEYFEKFKNCLSLDVAIVGGGPSGMTAARIMAQAGLKVALFERKLSIGGGMWGGGMTWNIIVVQEESKHLLEEVNLPVKHFKDEYYTCDAVAATTTLASTAALAGTQFFNCISVEDVCLREIDGEKRITGIVINSSPVEIAGLHVDPVVIDCKFLIEATGHDTEVLRTLVRKNDIRLNTPSGNIEGEQSMWADVAEANTVNNTREVFPGMYVCGMAANAAFGSYRMGPIFGGMLLSGEKVAKEIIDRIANDK
- a CDS encoding ABC transporter ATP-binding protein gives rise to the protein MMVEQSSSSCADDTKNPVVSLKGVTKRFGKVVANDNITLDIYPGCIKALLGENGAGKSTLMSMLAGRFQPDEGTIEVDGEPVAFTSAKDGIRAGIGMVYQHFMLVHSMTVAENVLLGQTKSSIVSPAEMEKEIAALAQEFGLEIDPAALVADLSMGERQRVEILKLLYRKSRVLIFDEPTSVLTEVETVRLYESLQRMAAQGKAIVFISHKLEEVLALADDIAVLRRGRVEARFDRSEVTSKAELARRMVGKDVLLEISKEPVDITDVVLDIKNLTGLGLHDINLTVRKGEIVAVVGVAGNGQKALVEAVCGMQKPPADTVFIMGKAWRKFFSDLSWKKSLSYVPEDRLGLAVAEQMDLVDNLLLTTRKGFSKGPWLNRKRAAQTMTTLMEKHDIYPRRIQSQAWQLSGGNLQKMVISRELYRQPCLVVAEQPTQGLDVSATEAVWQKLLKTRQMAGILLVTGDLNEALQLADRIAVIFEGRFMDIFPITDREKVDKIGLMMAGVQDEDTV
- a CDS encoding ABC transporter permease — its product is MFALRKRKRENALRYGGLAVVPIALALSFGICAVLLAIQGQSPIRAFTVLWEGSLGASWALADALLKSVPIFLCSLGVAITFRMQIWNIGAEGQFALGTIGATWAALSFSHWPAYMLLPWMFLCAAVAGALWALLAAGLRIALNVSEIISTLMLNYIAILFLEYLVYGVWKDPQSFGFPMTREFSPAALIGMIGDSRQHWGLVIAPILGVVLWAFLRFTRTGFEIKASGSGVRVAAYAKLPYPFLVALVMAVSGAYAGIAGCIETSAVVGRLQPSIMAGYGYTAIVVAWLARLNPLGIALTSFLLACLRVGVENMQLEMQIPAAFGSVMEGVILLSVLAGQFFYSFRFERLRRAGKSHGEHA
- the mtnA gene encoding S-methyl-5-thioribose-1-phosphate isomerase; the protein is MTEHIQFSDDQNVLLLLDQRYLPNREDTFVCKNTETTIYALQTMVVRGAPAIGVTAAYGCYLATQEVDRDATEWKTQLNQLLDALADARPTAVNLRWAVTVMREAWNAAGDIPLAELASTWLALAKKIHAEDIEINTVMGRHGADLLEDGDTVMTHCNAGALATAGYGTALGVIRGAIDKGKKISVIANETRPFLQGARLTAYELAKDGIPVKVACDNATALLMKKGLVDKVVVGADRIAANGDVANKIGTYGVALLAKAHGVPFYVAAPSSTFDLDTPSGDQIPIEDRTPREVTHIGDHQITPDGVEVFNFAFDITPNELIAGIVTEKGVLAAPFDVAIREMIQHDTPNTSTLG